In Microbulbifer celer, a single window of DNA contains:
- the hemH gene encoding ferrochelatase: MKHAVIVMNLGTPAAPTPDGVRQFLKEFLSDPRVVEIPRPLWQVILNLFILPRRPQAIAPAYEEIWDCGLDGEPVTGSPIDYYTRRQAALLQERLQKSVAGGGSMVVTHAMTYGKPNLAETVAELREQGVESFTVLPLYPQYSATTTGAIYDQVAKIIRGQRNIPDISVAHEYWRNPAYIEALANSVREHWEQHGAAEKLLMSFHGIPKANTRKGDPYYHQCCGTAELLAEALSLPRERWEICFQSRFGKAEWLQPYTDKTLIAWGESGVSSVDVICPAFSSDCLETLEEIAVENRANFIDAGGREYRYIPALNARADHIDALESVLRQRLAADLF, encoded by the coding sequence ATGAAGCACGCAGTTATCGTGATGAACCTGGGAACACCGGCGGCGCCGACCCCTGATGGGGTGCGGCAATTCCTGAAGGAGTTTCTCTCAGACCCTCGTGTAGTGGAAATTCCCAGGCCGCTCTGGCAAGTGATTCTCAACCTGTTTATTTTGCCCCGCCGCCCGCAGGCCATAGCGCCCGCCTACGAGGAGATCTGGGATTGCGGGCTGGATGGGGAGCCAGTAACCGGGTCGCCCATTGATTATTACACCCGGCGCCAGGCTGCGTTGCTGCAGGAACGGCTGCAGAAATCGGTAGCGGGTGGTGGTTCCATGGTTGTCACCCACGCCATGACCTATGGCAAGCCAAATCTGGCCGAAACCGTGGCAGAGCTGCGGGAGCAGGGGGTTGAGTCTTTCACCGTGCTGCCGCTGTATCCTCAGTACTCGGCGACGACCACCGGTGCCATTTACGATCAGGTTGCGAAAATAATCCGTGGCCAGCGCAATATTCCGGATATTTCCGTGGCCCACGAGTACTGGCGCAACCCCGCATATATTGAAGCATTGGCCAATTCAGTACGCGAGCACTGGGAACAGCACGGCGCGGCGGAAAAGCTGCTGATGTCTTTTCACGGTATCCCGAAGGCCAATACCCGCAAGGGAGACCCCTACTATCACCAGTGTTGCGGGACGGCAGAGCTGCTCGCCGAGGCGCTTTCGCTGCCGAGGGAGAGATGGGAAATCTGCTTTCAGTCCCGTTTTGGGAAAGCGGAATGGCTGCAACCCTATACCGACAAAACCCTGATTGCGTGGGGCGAGAGTGGGGTTTCCAGCGTGGATGTGATCTGTCCTGCATTTTCATCGGATTGTCTGGAAACCCTGGAAGAAATCGCGGTGGAGAATCGCGCTAATTTTATCGACGCCGGTGGTCGGGAATACCGGTATATCCCGGCACTCAACGCGCGTGCGGATCATATTGACGCGCTGGAGTCGGTTTTGCGGCAGCGTTTAGCGGCAGATTTATTCTGA
- the recO gene encoding DNA repair protein RecO: MQQLPPQPAYILHSRPYRDSSLILELLTPDYGRIGCIARGARRDKQRRQKSLQPFAPLLVTLLGRHSLKTLGPLENAGQAYWLKGRAVYAGLYANELLVRLLQEGEAQLAVFAAYQTLLGELGALRGEVNEELEAPLRRFELALLTALGCCPQLNYSTLDGGAVHAGRVYRLTLEDGLVPVALPEGQAPRGNDFKGETLLALASVLDGAELVAPLMGEAKRLTRALLAPQLGDRPLRSRELFRQVYSLD; the protein is encoded by the coding sequence GTGCAGCAGCTGCCACCTCAACCGGCTTATATCCTGCACTCGCGCCCGTATCGCGATTCCAGTCTTATTCTTGAACTGCTGACGCCGGACTACGGCCGCATTGGCTGTATTGCCCGTGGTGCGCGGCGGGATAAGCAGCGTCGACAGAAATCCCTGCAGCCCTTTGCGCCTTTGCTGGTGACCCTGTTGGGGCGACACAGTCTGAAAACCCTGGGGCCGCTGGAAAATGCCGGGCAAGCCTACTGGCTGAAAGGGCGCGCCGTCTACGCCGGGCTGTATGCCAACGAATTGCTGGTGCGGTTGCTGCAGGAGGGGGAGGCGCAACTGGCCGTCTTTGCGGCTTACCAGACTCTGCTGGGGGAGTTGGGAGCGCTGCGCGGTGAGGTCAATGAGGAGCTGGAGGCGCCCCTGCGACGCTTTGAGTTGGCACTGCTGACCGCGCTCGGCTGTTGCCCACAACTGAACTACAGCACCCTGGATGGCGGCGCGGTACACGCCGGACGGGTGTATCGGTTGACGTTGGAAGATGGTCTTGTGCCCGTCGCTTTACCCGAGGGACAGGCGCCGCGGGGTAATGATTTCAAGGGCGAAACGCTACTTGCGTTGGCGTCCGTACTCGATGGTGCAGAGCTGGTAGCGCCGCTGATGGGGGAGGCCAAACGGCTGACACGCGCCCTGTTGGCACCGCAATTGGGCGATCGCCCGCTGCGCAGTCGCGAACTGTTTCGCCAGGTTTACAGCCTCGACTGA
- the mazG gene encoding nucleoside triphosphate pyrophosphohydrolase codes for MSEQRFTVDDLLHLMAQLRNPDGGCPWDLKQTFATIVPSTIEEAYEVAEAIEREDFEHLHEELGDLLFQVIFYAQLGSEQERFDFSRIVDTLVRKLVRRHPHVFPSGQLYGDNNIADIDESEVKRNWEAIKAEEREAKGEKGTLDGVAEGLPALTRALKLQKRAAGVGFDWPEIDGVLEKVEEEIRELRSAIANEGAERAREELGDLLFSCVNVARHLKVDPEAALRQCNRKFERRFNRVESALKEDGRQPADASLEELDRLWDQAKSGE; via the coding sequence ATGAGCGAGCAGCGTTTTACCGTGGATGATCTCCTGCACCTGATGGCGCAATTGCGCAACCCGGATGGCGGGTGCCCCTGGGACCTGAAGCAGACGTTTGCCACGATCGTGCCCTCGACCATAGAAGAAGCATACGAGGTTGCGGAGGCGATTGAGCGGGAGGACTTCGAGCACCTCCATGAAGAGCTGGGAGATCTCCTGTTCCAGGTGATTTTCTATGCCCAACTGGGTAGTGAGCAGGAGCGTTTCGATTTTTCGCGCATCGTCGATACGCTGGTGCGCAAACTGGTGAGGCGGCACCCTCACGTTTTTCCTTCCGGGCAGCTTTATGGCGATAACAATATTGCGGATATCGATGAGTCTGAGGTAAAGCGTAACTGGGAAGCCATCAAAGCTGAGGAGCGTGAAGCGAAGGGGGAGAAAGGAACCCTCGATGGCGTGGCCGAGGGGTTGCCTGCATTGACCCGTGCTCTGAAACTGCAAAAGCGTGCCGCGGGTGTCGGGTTTGACTGGCCGGAAATCGACGGCGTACTGGAAAAGGTCGAGGAGGAAATCCGCGAGCTGAGGTCGGCGATTGCCAATGAAGGGGCGGAGCGGGCAAGAGAAGAGCTGGGGGACCTCCTGTTTTCCTGTGTCAATGTTGCACGGCATCTCAAGGTTGACCCGGAAGCTGCGCTGCGACAGTGCAATCGCAAGTTTGAGCGGCGTTTTAACCGGGTGGAAAGTGCCCTGAAGGAAGATGGTCGACAGCCGGCAGATGCTTCACTTGAGGAGCTGGATCGGCTCTGGGATCAGGCCAAATCCGGAGAGTAG
- the relA gene encoding GTP diphosphokinase — protein sequence MVQVRKKYPRLADGTLDREAWLRHVQALAQLDGGTLVTLRRAVEISEEAEHKAIEAENIWAEGTSSFLTGLEMVEILADLQIDGEALCAAMLYRAVRENRLSLKTVEEEMGETVAKLVRGVLRMAAIRNRTADTGEENQKGAVEEHSENIRRMLVALVDDVRVALIKLAERTCAIRAAKNADEDKRRRVAREVSDVYAPLAHRLGIGHIKWELEDLAFRYLEPDDYMQIARLLDEKRLARQEYIDDVLKMLRDELSKAEIEGEVYGRAKHIYSIWRKMRRKNIGFSQVYDIRAVRILVPTVRDCYAVLGIVHNLWRNIPNEFDDYIASPKENGYRSLHTAVIGPDRKVLEVQIRTFAMHEEAEYGVCAHWRYKGTDKKSGQLDGQDGYEQKISWLRQVLDWHEEIGGNPLQEDLKASDVDTRIYVFTPDGHVVDLPRGATPLDFAYKIHTEIGNRCRGAKVDGRIVPLNHELQTANQVEILTGKREAPSRDWISKSMGYITTSRARAKVIHWFKQQARDQNIAEGRTILDGEFKRLALIDFDFGQLPGKLNMHSLDDLYAAVGAGDIGVGQVLNAAQRMVKVERSEPVLQLTAPVSRDGQADVYIDGVGSLMTQIAGCCNPVPGDEIMGYITLGRGVSIHRKDCANMLRMQREEPERILQVEWAEKPTEVYAVEIMVEAYDRHGLLRDITAMLDSQRINITAMETRSNKHKHTVDMVITAEIHNFEELSRVLHRINQLPNVASAQRRILH from the coding sequence TTGGTTCAAGTCAGAAAGAAATATCCCCGCCTAGCCGATGGCACGCTGGATCGGGAAGCCTGGTTGCGACATGTGCAGGCGCTCGCCCAGCTCGACGGCGGCACCCTGGTCACGTTGCGCCGAGCGGTGGAGATCAGTGAAGAAGCTGAGCATAAGGCCATCGAGGCGGAGAACATCTGGGCGGAGGGCACCAGTAGCTTTTTGACCGGCCTGGAGATGGTGGAAATTCTCGCGGATCTGCAGATTGATGGCGAGGCCCTGTGTGCGGCCATGTTGTACCGCGCGGTGCGGGAAAATCGACTCTCCCTGAAAACCGTTGAAGAGGAAATGGGAGAGACGGTTGCGAAGCTGGTTCGCGGCGTGCTGCGCATGGCCGCCATTCGCAATCGTACTGCCGATACCGGTGAGGAAAACCAGAAGGGTGCGGTAGAAGAGCATTCGGAAAATATCCGTCGGATGCTGGTGGCGCTGGTAGACGATGTCCGGGTTGCTCTGATCAAGCTCGCCGAGCGCACCTGTGCAATCCGTGCGGCGAAAAACGCGGATGAAGACAAGCGCCGCCGGGTTGCCCGCGAAGTTTCCGATGTGTACGCCCCCCTGGCCCATCGCCTCGGGATCGGCCACATCAAGTGGGAGCTTGAAGATCTGGCGTTTCGTTACCTCGAGCCAGACGACTACATGCAGATCGCGCGCCTGCTCGATGAAAAGCGCCTGGCGCGGCAGGAGTACATCGACGATGTGCTGAAAATGCTGCGGGATGAGCTGTCAAAAGCGGAAATCGAAGGCGAGGTGTACGGTAGGGCGAAGCACATTTACAGCATCTGGCGAAAGATGCGCCGGAAAAATATCGGCTTTTCTCAAGTCTACGATATTCGTGCGGTGCGGATTCTGGTGCCTACGGTACGGGATTGCTACGCGGTACTCGGTATTGTGCACAACCTTTGGCGGAACATTCCCAACGAGTTTGACGATTACATCGCCTCGCCAAAAGAAAATGGTTACCGCTCACTGCACACTGCGGTGATCGGCCCGGATCGAAAGGTGCTGGAAGTACAGATTCGCACCTTCGCCATGCACGAAGAAGCCGAATACGGCGTGTGCGCGCACTGGCGCTATAAGGGTACCGACAAAAAGTCCGGGCAGTTGGATGGCCAGGATGGTTACGAGCAGAAAATTTCGTGGTTGCGCCAGGTGCTCGACTGGCATGAGGAGATTGGTGGTAATCCCCTTCAGGAGGATCTCAAGGCCAGTGATGTCGATACCCGGATATATGTCTTTACCCCCGATGGCCACGTGGTAGACCTGCCCCGCGGTGCTACGCCTCTGGATTTCGCCTACAAGATCCATACAGAGATCGGAAATCGCTGTCGGGGCGCAAAGGTCGATGGCCGTATCGTGCCACTCAATCACGAATTGCAGACCGCCAATCAGGTGGAAATCCTCACAGGCAAGCGGGAAGCCCCGAGTCGCGACTGGATCTCCAAAAGCATGGGATACATCACGACCTCCCGGGCCCGGGCGAAAGTCATTCACTGGTTTAAACAACAGGCGCGGGATCAGAACATTGCCGAGGGCCGCACTATCCTGGACGGTGAGTTCAAGCGCCTGGCATTGATCGATTTCGACTTTGGCCAGCTTCCCGGCAAGCTCAATATGCATTCCCTGGATGATCTGTACGCAGCGGTGGGTGCCGGAGATATCGGCGTCGGGCAGGTGCTGAATGCGGCCCAGAGAATGGTGAAGGTTGAGCGGTCTGAACCGGTGCTGCAGTTGACCGCGCCGGTTTCCCGCGATGGCCAGGCGGATGTATATATCGATGGTGTCGGCAGCCTGATGACGCAGATTGCAGGCTGCTGTAACCCGGTTCCGGGGGATGAAATCATGGGCTATATCACCCTCGGTCGGGGTGTGTCCATTCATCGTAAAGACTGCGCCAATATGTTGCGCATGCAGCGGGAAGAGCCCGAGCGGATTCTGCAGGTTGAGTGGGCGGAAAAACCGACCGAAGTCTACGCGGTGGAAATCATGGTGGAAGCCTACGACCGCCACGGATTGCTGCGGGATATCACTGCGATGCTGGACAGCCAGAGAATCAACATTACCGCCATGGAAACCCGCTCCAACAAACACAAGCATACTGTGGATATGGTGATCACTGCTGAGATTCATAACTTTGAAGAGTTGAGCCGGGTGTTGCACCGTATCAATCAGCTGCCCAACGTGGCTTCGGCGCAACGCAGAATTCTGCACTGA
- a CDS encoding response regulator, whose amino-acid sequence MAKLHKSGTAPTASGERPLPPADVRPSAPRSRPRSLRSILFRYTLAPTLALAVLLCLVFTLQQMNDRRDLLLSHGRASAEQLIELIHLSSGHSFEERIEWLDKSLLALMLDRDMIRSIQLYRSDHGTDNTETFTLISSVGPRPRTTHSPDDLRGKQAHIHEDVDSLQVLHPLKGEGTNCWLVIELHRPYFLVGTYQVALIGLIGLILCALAALIWAVYLSEKASRHISGFRDTLRDIGSGHFCARVEAPNNLELAQFADEINQMAQNLADHQREYQESLHQSMEDLRQSLDAMEEQNIELELARKKAVENSRVKSTFLANTSHEIRTPLNGIIGFTNLLLKTEVDELQQDYLQTILRSSESLLTTINDILDFSRIESGNLVFEHTPMNLGQVLEETLQILAPYAYEHNLELVPFIDPQLPPSQIGDPLRIKQILSNLVSNAIRCSVDGNISVRVSVQSGKESELITRINITDLGNRIDEAGRRELKQLLSSRRHQQQQQLSSNGMGLSIARSLIESMQGEIGISDGESGGFTYRLSLPLAVDRNRSAVTREQFPACRIMIADPNPMTRQQIVQLLHQWRAEPMAHNESQTLEPTLEQLWRHDALPDAVIIDTAFAGEEFDQFIATVQKLVDTFQCRIIVQGSPMDLRRCYDALRTRVLAFVGKPVAREGLLRALKRAVPHQSHPRPLTGSFPPLPWPTKPRVLVVDDYEANRLLMGELLRGQNIEAIIASNGEEAISLWREQQIDMIFMDIQMPGMDGIAATARIRSEESNSRTPIIALTAHVGAEEKSRLLSAGLDDYLSKPVSEAQLNHTIKRWMEMRVQPPQEATPRLESRPVDISESLKLSNKNPELGRDLLQMLLKGLYEDEEELGRLYRAGDHRGLFERVHRLHGGCCYCGVPRLRDATEKLQEQLRPYAAQEDASQNHAANQDSKVDDQLYRTVIQEVRALRDWAADQDLAALFGLESAQDPGAEPKKALN is encoded by the coding sequence ATGGCCAAACTCCACAAGTCCGGCACCGCGCCGACAGCCAGCGGCGAGCGACCGCTGCCCCCAGCCGACGTCAGGCCCTCGGCTCCCCGCTCTCGCCCACGCTCCCTGCGGTCGATACTGTTCCGCTATACCCTGGCCCCCACCCTGGCCCTCGCCGTCCTGCTGTGCCTGGTTTTCACTCTGCAGCAGATGAATGACCGTCGAGATCTGTTACTGAGCCACGGGCGCGCTAGTGCCGAGCAGCTGATCGAACTGATTCACCTGAGCAGTGGTCACTCATTTGAAGAGCGCATCGAGTGGCTCGACAAGAGTCTGCTGGCGTTGATGCTGGATCGCGACATGATCCGCTCTATTCAGCTGTATCGCTCGGATCACGGCACCGACAACACGGAAACATTCACCCTGATCTCCAGTGTCGGCCCCCGGCCTCGCACCACGCACAGTCCTGACGATCTGCGCGGTAAACAGGCGCATATCCACGAAGATGTCGACAGCCTGCAAGTACTTCATCCGCTGAAAGGAGAAGGCACCAATTGCTGGCTGGTCATAGAGCTGCACCGCCCCTACTTCCTGGTAGGCACTTATCAGGTTGCCCTGATCGGTCTGATCGGTCTGATCCTGTGTGCGCTGGCCGCACTGATTTGGGCGGTGTACCTGTCCGAAAAGGCCAGCCGCCATATTTCCGGTTTCCGTGACACCCTCCGCGACATTGGCAGTGGGCACTTTTGCGCTCGGGTGGAAGCCCCGAACAATCTGGAACTCGCGCAGTTTGCCGACGAGATCAACCAGATGGCACAAAATCTGGCAGATCACCAACGGGAGTATCAGGAAAGCCTGCATCAGTCCATGGAGGATTTACGCCAGTCCCTGGACGCCATGGAAGAGCAGAATATTGAACTGGAGCTCGCGCGCAAAAAAGCGGTGGAGAACAGTCGCGTCAAGAGCACGTTCCTCGCCAACACCAGCCACGAAATACGCACCCCCTTGAATGGCATTATCGGGTTCACCAACCTGTTGCTGAAAACTGAAGTGGATGAACTGCAGCAGGACTACCTGCAGACCATTCTGCGCTCTTCGGAAAGCCTGCTCACCACCATCAACGACATTCTGGATTTTTCCCGCATCGAGTCCGGGAACCTGGTGTTTGAACACACACCGATGAATCTGGGACAGGTACTTGAAGAGACGCTGCAGATACTCGCACCCTACGCCTACGAGCACAATCTGGAGCTGGTGCCATTCATCGATCCGCAACTGCCGCCGTCACAAATCGGCGACCCGCTGCGCATCAAGCAGATTTTGAGCAACCTGGTGAGCAACGCCATCCGCTGTTCTGTCGATGGCAACATATCTGTCCGGGTTAGTGTACAAAGCGGTAAAGAATCCGAATTGATAACCCGTATCAATATCACGGACCTCGGCAACCGCATTGATGAAGCAGGCCGTCGCGAACTGAAACAGTTGTTGAGCAGCAGGCGACATCAACAGCAACAACAGTTGAGCAGCAACGGGATGGGGTTGAGCATCGCCCGCAGCCTGATCGAATCCATGCAGGGGGAGATCGGTATCAGTGACGGTGAGAGCGGTGGATTTACCTACCGCCTGTCCCTGCCCTTGGCGGTGGACCGCAATCGCAGCGCGGTTACCCGCGAGCAATTTCCCGCCTGCCGAATCATGATTGCCGACCCCAACCCGATGACACGCCAACAGATAGTCCAATTACTGCACCAGTGGCGAGCGGAGCCAATGGCGCACAATGAAAGCCAGACGCTGGAACCAACACTGGAGCAGTTGTGGCGGCACGATGCCCTGCCAGATGCGGTAATTATCGATACCGCATTTGCAGGGGAAGAATTCGATCAGTTTATCGCTACCGTACAAAAACTGGTGGACACCTTTCAGTGCCGGATCATCGTCCAGGGTTCGCCCATGGATCTTCGCCGCTGTTACGACGCGCTGCGAACCCGCGTGCTGGCTTTTGTCGGCAAGCCGGTGGCACGGGAAGGCCTGCTGCGCGCACTGAAGCGTGCAGTTCCGCATCAATCCCACCCGCGGCCACTCACCGGCAGCTTTCCTCCGCTACCCTGGCCGACAAAGCCCCGGGTTTTGGTGGTGGACGACTATGAAGCCAACCGCCTACTGATGGGTGAGCTGCTGCGCGGACAGAATATTGAGGCCATCATCGCCAGTAATGGTGAAGAGGCGATCTCACTGTGGCGAGAACAACAAATCGATATGATTTTCATGGATATCCAGATGCCGGGCATGGATGGGATTGCGGCCACAGCCAGGATCCGTTCAGAGGAATCCAACTCCCGCACCCCGATCATTGCGCTCACAGCCCATGTAGGTGCCGAGGAAAAATCCCGCCTGCTGAGTGCCGGGCTCGACGACTACCTCAGCAAGCCCGTCAGCGAAGCCCAGCTGAATCACACCATCAAGCGCTGGATGGAAATGCGTGTACAGCCGCCTCAGGAAGCAACTCCGAGGCTGGAGTCCAGGCCGGTGGACATCAGTGAAAGCCTCAAACTCAGCAACAAAAACCCGGAGTTGGGACGAGACCTGTTGCAGATGCTGCTGAAGGGGCTATACGAAGACGAGGAAGAACTGGGTCGCCTGTACCGCGCCGGGGATCACCGTGGGCTTTTTGAACGTGTGCATCGTTTACACGGCGGGTGCTGCTATTGCGGCGTACCGCGTCTTAGGGATGCAACGGAAAAGCTGCAAGAACAACTGCGCCCCTACGCCGCTCAGGAAGATGCCAGTCAAAATCACGCCGCAAATCAGGACAGCAAGGTTGACGACCAACTCTACCGCACGGTGATCCAGGAAGTTCGGGCACTGCGCGACTGGGCCGCGGATCAGGACCTGGCGGCGCTTTTTGGTCTGGAATCGGCTCAGGATCCGGGGGCGGAACCGAAGAAAGCGCTGAATTAA
- the adk gene encoding adenylate kinase yields MRIILLGAPGAGKGTQAQFITEKFGIPQISTGDMLRAAVKAGTPLGLQAKDIMAAGKLVSDDLIIALVKERIEQPDCANGFLFDGFPRTIPQAQALLDADVKIDHVLEIAVDDEEIVKRLSGRRVHEGSGRVYHTIYNPPKTEGVDDVTGEALVQRADDTEDTVRNRLSVYHEQTEPLVGFYRELEQRAPESAPKYSKVLGVGTMDDIREKVFSALS; encoded by the coding sequence ATGCGAATTATTCTTCTGGGCGCTCCTGGCGCCGGCAAGGGTACTCAAGCCCAGTTCATCACAGAGAAGTTCGGAATTCCCCAGATTTCCACCGGCGACATGCTGCGTGCAGCGGTTAAAGCCGGCACCCCGCTCGGGCTGCAAGCCAAAGATATTATGGCGGCGGGCAAATTGGTGTCGGATGATCTGATCATCGCCCTGGTCAAGGAACGAATTGAGCAGCCGGACTGTGCGAACGGATTTCTGTTCGATGGCTTTCCGCGCACCATCCCGCAGGCACAGGCCCTGCTGGATGCAGACGTGAAAATCGATCATGTGCTGGAAATTGCGGTAGACGATGAAGAGATCGTCAAGCGTCTGTCCGGGCGTCGGGTGCATGAAGGGTCTGGCCGCGTCTATCATACGATTTACAATCCCCCTAAAACCGAGGGTGTAGACGATGTAACCGGCGAAGCACTGGTGCAGCGCGCGGACGATACCGAAGACACCGTGCGCAATCGCCTTTCGGTCTATCATGAGCAGACGGAACCGCTGGTGGGCTTTTACCGCGAGCTGGAGCAGCGTGCACCGGAGTCTGCCCCCAAATACAGCAAAGTGCTGGGGGTGGGTACTATGGATGATATTCGCGAGAAGGTGTTCTCCGCGTTGTCGTGA
- the cysM gene encoding cysteine synthase CysM: MQYPTIADCVGNTPLVRLQRLAGETSNTILLKLEGNNPAGSVKDRPALSMISRAEARGQIQPGDTLIEATSGNTGIALAMAAAIKGYRMVLIMPDSATAERKAAMTAYGAELILVTAEQGMEGARDLALQMQEEGRGLVLDQFSNADNPSAHTETTGPEIWHQTGGEITHFVSSMGTTGTIMGCGRFLKQQNPDIQVVGLQPTDGSAIPGIRRWPRAYLPSIFVPDEVDRVMDISQVEAEEMTRRLAREEGIFCGVSSGGAVAGALRVSAEVENATIVAIICDRGDRYLSSGLFDG; this comes from the coding sequence ATGCAATATCCGACCATCGCCGACTGCGTGGGAAATACGCCGCTGGTACGTCTACAGCGCCTGGCCGGCGAAACCAGCAACACCATCCTACTCAAGCTGGAAGGCAATAACCCTGCGGGCTCCGTCAAGGACCGGCCTGCGCTGTCGATGATTTCGCGCGCCGAGGCGCGGGGCCAGATCCAGCCAGGAGACACGCTGATCGAGGCGACCAGTGGCAATACCGGTATTGCTTTGGCCATGGCGGCGGCAATCAAAGGGTACCGTATGGTGCTGATCATGCCCGATAGCGCGACCGCCGAGCGCAAAGCGGCGATGACCGCGTACGGAGCCGAGCTGATCCTCGTGACCGCTGAGCAGGGAATGGAAGGCGCCCGTGATCTGGCACTGCAAATGCAGGAGGAAGGACGGGGTCTGGTGTTGGATCAGTTCTCCAATGCCGACAACCCCAGCGCGCATACCGAAACCACGGGCCCGGAAATCTGGCATCAGACCGGTGGGGAAATCACCCACTTCGTCTCTTCCATGGGCACTACCGGCACGATTATGGGTTGCGGTCGCTTCCTGAAGCAGCAGAATCCGGATATCCAGGTTGTGGGGCTGCAGCCCACGGACGGCTCTGCGATTCCAGGAATACGCCGCTGGCCCAGGGCATACTTACCCAGCATCTTTGTGCCGGACGAAGTTGACCGAGTAATGGATATCAGTCAGGTCGAGGCGGAGGAAATGACCCGCCGCCTGGCGCGAGAGGAGGGGATCTTCTGCGGCGTCTCCTCTGGCGGCGCCGTGGCGGGTGCATTGCGCGTTTCTGCGGAAGTGGAGAATGCCACCATCGTAGCGATTATCTGCGATCGCGGGGATCGATACCTGTCTTCCGGACTGTTTGATGGATAG